Proteins encoded in a region of the Populus alba chromosome 13, ASM523922v2, whole genome shotgun sequence genome:
- the LOC118035533 gene encoding subtilisin-like protease SBT3.6: MHRRTKFSFFSSPSLILLLVVVIFVIKMAESVPSTADSSKSVQIVYTEKPQDEEPEAYHIRTLTSVLGSEDAAKEALIYSYKTAASGFSAKLSPEQVEQISKLPGVLQVVPSKTVQLHTGPGIGRLH; the protein is encoded by the exons ATGCACAGAAGAACCAAATTCTCCTTCTTTTCATCACCATCgttgattttgttgttggtCGTTGTCATCTTTGTTATCAAAATGGCCGAGTCTGTTCCATCAACGGCTGATTCATCAAAATCGGTTCAGATTGTCTACACTGAGAAACCTCAGGATGAGGAGCCTGAGGCTTACCATATCCGAACCCTCACCTCTGTTCTTGGCAG CGAGGATGCTGCAAAGGAGGCATTGATTTATAGTTACAAGACAGCTGCAAGTGGATTCTCTGCCAAGCTGTCACCAGAACAAGTTGAACAAATCTCAA AACTACCAGGTGTTCTTCAGGTTGTCCCCAGCAAGACAGTTCAGCTGCATACAGGACCTGGGATTGGGAGGCTGCATTAA
- the LOC118035532 gene encoding large ribosomal subunit protein bL21c yields the protein MATSSSTTLVALCSSLTTQCKISNAQNPPLSKSLCLSKPNSGSFSKTTQNLSSSSLIFSKRPTFFSNPPKLSESEALVVEAEPEVPVSEANPEPAATQVVEVAKEEPPKREEIFAVVMVGSRQYIVIPGRWLYVQRLKGANVNDKVNLNKVLLVGTRTSAYIGKPVVTNATVHAVVEEQGLDAKKIVFKYKKKKNYRRNIGHRQPNTRIRITGITGYQDYPVSTLDS from the exons ATGGCTACTTCTTCTTCCACAACACTTGTAGCTCTCTGTTCTTCTTTAACCACTCAATGCAAAATCTCCAATGCACAAAACCCACCTCTCTCTAAATCCCTTTGCCTCTCCAAACCCAATTCTGGGTCTTTCTCAAAGACCACTCAGAATTTATCCTCCTCTTCTCTTATTTTCTCTAAAAGACCCACATTTTTTTCCAATCCCCCCAAGTTATCTGAATCTGAAGCTCTTGTTGTCGAAGCAGAGCCTGAAGTACCTGTTTCAGAGGCTAACCCTGAGCCTGCTGCCACGCAGGTGGTTGAGGTTGCTAAGGAAGAGCCACCCAAGCGTGAGGAGATTTTTGCTGTTGTTATG gtagGATCTCGCCAGTACATTGTTATCCCAGGGCGATGGCTCTATGTGCAGAGGCTAAAAGGTGCTAATGTCAATGATAAG GTAAATCTGAATAAGGTGTTACTTGTGGGAACAAGAACAAGTGCCTATATTGGAAAACCAGTGGTGACTAATGCTACTGTTCATGCTGTAGTTGAAGAGCAG GGATTAGATGCTAAAAAGATTGTCTTCaaatataagaagaagaaaaactacaGGAGAAATATCGGTCACCGACAG CCAAATACTCGGATAAGGATAACAGGTATCACTGGCTATCAAGACTACCCTGTATCTACTCTTGATTCATAG
- the LOC118035531 gene encoding uncharacterized membrane protein At4g09580 — MASARNLVVEIAAGNERGKVLTMRDEEKAKEDDSPSAKRSKFERFPLTRWELAAALGVFLVFSTGLFCIYLTMPAADYGKLKLPRSISDLRLLKDNLATYVSEYPAQFILGYCSTYIFMQTFMIPGTIFMSLLAGALFGIVRGLFLVVFNATAGASSCFFLSKLIGRPLVNWLWPEKMRFFQAEIAKRKEKLLNYMLFLRVTPTLPNLFINLASPIVDIPFHIFFLATLLGLIPASYITVKAGLALGDLKSVKDLYDFKTLSVLFLIGSISILPTLLKRKRIYE, encoded by the exons ATGGCATCAGCAAGGAATCTAGTAGTTGAAATAGCAGCAGGAAACGAGAGAGGGAAGGTGTTAACGATGAGAGATGAAGAGAAAGCTAAAGAGGACGATTCACCCTCTGCTAAAAGGTCTAAATTTGAGAGATTTCCATTGACAAGATGGGAATTAGCTGCTGCTCTTGGGGTCTTTTTAGTCTTTTCAACTGGTTTGTTTTGTATCTACTTGACAATGCCTGCTGCTGATTATGGCAAGCTCAAGTTGCCTCGTTCTATTTCAGATCTTCGCTTGCTCAA AGACAATCTTGCAACATATGTGAGTGAATATCCAGCACAGTTCATTCTGGGCTACTGCTCTACTTATATCTTCATGCAGACGTTTATGATTCCTGGAACAATTTTCATGTCATTACTAGCTGGAGCTCTTTTTGGCATTGTTAGGGGACTCTTTTTAGTTGTCTTCAATGCCACAGCTGGAGCGTCTTCCTGCTTTTTCTTGTCTAAGTTGATTGGCAGGCCTCTAGTTAATTGGTTGTGGCCTgaaaaaatgagattttttcaGGCAGAG ATTGCTAAGCGAAAGGAAAAACTGCTGAATTACATGCTCTTCTTGAGAGTAACTCCAACGTTGCCCAATCTTTTTATCAATTTGGCATCTCCAATAGTGGACATAccatttcatattttctttttggctACTTTACTGGGTCTTATTCCTGCTTCCTATATCACTGTCAAG GCTGGCCTTGCTCTTGGGGATCTCAAGTCAGTTAAGGATCTATATGATTTCAAAACTTTGTCTGTGCTCTTCCTTATTGGATCCATTTCCATACTTCCtacccttttaaagagaaagcgGATATATGAGTGA